A stretch of DNA from Noviherbaspirillum sedimenti:
GGCCAATGCCGCCAAACAGCAATGCCAGTAAAGTTGCGAAGGTTTTGTTCTTGTGGGGCGCTGCCATGGGTCTCGTCCGGGAAGGGTGGGCTGGTTTGGTGCGGGTGCGGGCCAGTGTCTGGCCAGTTGCCAGTCGGCATTGTAGCGGGTGGCGCCGTATTGCGTGCACAATGCACAAGCTGCTGACAAGCTGCCGATTTATCGCCTGCGCAAGCCGTCAGTCGTCAAGGAGTTGTTTGTCAAGGCATACTCCGCTATAATCTATGGCTTTTTCCGCGTACGTACACTTTTTGGAAATATTATGGTCGTTATTCGTTTATCCCGTGGTGGCGCCAAGAAGCGCCCGTTCTTCAACATCGTTGCTACCGATTCGCGCAATCGTCGTGACGGCCGCTTCATCGAGCGTATCGGCTTTTACAATCCGATCGCTTCTGACAAAGAAGAGGGCTTCCGCGTTGCTCAGGATCGTCTGAGCTACTGGCAAGGCGTTGGCGCGCAACTGTCGCCGACCGTGGCCCGTCTGGTTGCAGAAGCCGGCAAGAAAGCCGCTGCTTAAGGTTTGACAGCTGTTTTGACAGGCAAGACTGCATCGGAGGTTGTTCTCCCCGAGGACTTGGTGCTGGTGGGTCATATCACCGGTGCCTACGGCCTGCAGGGCTGGGTCAGGATCCGGCCTTATTCGGCGGATGCTGACGCGCTTTTGCACGCCAAGACCTGGTGGCTGGACAAACCGGTGACGCGCGATGTCGAGGTGATGGAAGCCAGGCAGCATGGCGGCGATACCGTCGCTCGCCTGGTGGGTGTGGCGGACCGCGATGCGGCAGAAGCGCTCAAGGGCGCAACCGTGCACATTTCACGCCGGTATTTCCCGGCGCTGGCTGACGGCGAGTTTTACTGGATCGACCTGATCGGTCTGGCGGTGGAAAACCTCCAGGGCGAAACGCTCGGGCAGGTGGCCGACATGATGGACAACGGCGCGCATCCGATTTTGCGAGTGGCGCCGCCGGTCGAGCCGGAGCAAAAACCGGCGCCGGAAATGCTGATTCCCTACGTCGAGCAATTCGTCAAGACGGTGGATTTGGCAGGCAAGAAGATTACAGTGGACTGGGGTAGAGATTATTGAGACCCCGGTAGCCAGGATGGCAGGTGAAGAGGGAGTGCGGGATGCAATTTGATGTCGTCACGCTGTTTCCGGAAATGTTCGCCGCCATCACGCAATCAGGCATTACGCGACGCGCTTTCGAGCAAGGCAGGTGTGGCTTGTCATTGTGGAATCCACGCGATTTCACCAGCGACAATCACCGCACGGTCGATGACCGGCCTTACGGCGGCGGCCCCGGCATGGTCATGCTGGCCAAGCCGCTGGAAGCGGCGATCGATGCCGCGCGGGCGCGCCAGCAAGCGTTGGACGTGGCGCAGCCGCGGGTGATTTACCTGTCGCCGCAAGGACGGCCGCTGACGCACGAACGCGTCATGCAACTGACGGCGCAGCCTGGCCTGGTGCTCTTGTGCGGACGTTATGAAGCGGTGGACCAGCGTTTGCTGGATCGTTGCGTCGATGAGGAAATCAGCCTTGGCGACTTCGTGCTGTCGGGTGGCGAATTGCCGGCGATGGCGCTGATGGATGCGGTGATCCGCCAGTTGCCGGGCGTATTGCACGACGATGCCTCGGCAGTCGAAGACAGTTTCGTCAACGGCTTGCTGGATTATCCGCACTACACACGCCCGGAAGTGTATGAAGGCGTGGCGGTGCCGCCGGTATTGATGGGCGGGCACCATGCCGAGATCGTCAAATGGCGGCGCGAGCAGGCGTTGGCAGCGACGGCGGCGAAGCGCCCGGACCTGATCGACAGGGCGCGCGCAGCTGGCTTGCTGACGAAGGCAGACGAAAGATATATTGCGGGAAAGAGTTAAGCGCAGCGGTACTCTGTCCCCAACTGACTATAACTGATTAGTAGTAGCAGTAAAGCGCGGATGTCCCCATCCGCATATTCAACCCCATCCTCTACCGGGAATTGGTGGTAGCCCAGGCTACCCGGCGCCGGCAAGATGGTTACAGGAGCTAAAAATGGACTTGATCCAGCAACTCGAACAAGAAGAGATTACCCGTCTCTCCAAGAATATTCCCGATTTCGCCCCAGGCGATACCGTGATCGTCAGCGTCAACGTGGTTGAAGGCACCCGCAAGCGTGCCCAGGCTTACGAAGGCGTGGTCATCTCGCGTCGCAACCGCGGTCTGAACTCCAACTTCATCGTTCGCAAGATTTCTTCGGGCGAAGGCGTTGAGCGTACATTCCAGCTGTACTCCCCGCTGATCGCTTCGATCGAAGTCAAGCGTCGCGGCGATGTGCGTCGCGCCAAGCTGTACTACCTGCGTGAGCGTTCGGGCAAGTCGGCGCGTATCAAGGAAAAGCTGCCGAACCGCCGCGCTGCGGCTGCGAAAGCCGCGGAATAATCCGGCTGTTTGCATTGGCAAAAAGGGCGCCTCAGGGTGCCCTTTTTTTCGACCTGCGCCGGCATGATTTCGCCGCATCCACTAGAATCGAGACTGGACTACGTGCATTGGCGCGCTTGCCGATGTTTTATCTGACAGGAAGCCGTTTTGCCCAAACTCGTTTTTGACCCGCGCGACATGGCGATCGATTCGATTGCCGGCGAAGCCGCGCTTGGCGCCGACCGGCTCAACGCCGACTGGCTGCGCCAGCGTTTCGCCACGCCACCCGTGTGGGTGCCTGAAATTAGCGCCGATTCGCGCATCCGCGCGGCGGATACGCTCGCCACCCCGACGCTTGCCACTCCGGCCTCGGTCCTGATGCCGATTATTCTGCGTGAAACCGGCCCGACCCTGCTGCTTACCCAGCGTGCAGCGCATTTGCACGACCATGCCGGCCAGATCAGCCTGCCCGGCGGGCGCCACGAGGCAAGCGACAGCTCGGCGATTGATACCGCCTTGCGCGAAACCGAAGAGGAAGTCGGCCTGCATCGGCGTCATATCGAGGTGATCGGCACTCTGCCGGACTATCAAACCATCACAGGCTACTGCGTCACCCCGGTGGTGTCGCTGGTGCAGCCGCCATTCGACCTGCGCGCCGACCCTTTCGAAGTCGCCGAAATCTTTGAAGTGCCGATGCATTTTCTGATGGATGGCAGCCACCATCAGCGCCGCAGCGCGGCATTGCCTGTCACCGGTGGCCGCCGCAGCTTTTATGCCATGCCGTATGAGCGCTTTTTCATCTGGGGGGCGACGGCCGCCATGCTGCGCAACCTCTATCATTTCCTGCGGGTCTGAATTTGCCGGGTTGAGTTTGCCGGGTCTGAGTTTGATTAAGTTCGGGCGCTGCGTTATCGTATCGCACGCACAACTTTACAAGAAAGCTGTCTGATGACTTTTTTTGCCATCCTCGTTGTCTTGCTGATCGAACAAGTCCAGCCGCTGCGCGCCGACAATCCGGTCAGCGCCGCCTTGCGCACCCTGGCCCATCGCATGGAGGTGCGCTTCAACGCCGGCCAGGCGCAGCACGGCAAGCTGGCATGGTTCGCCACCATGGCCGCGGTGATGGTGCCAACCGCCCTGGTGTACTGGCTGTGCGCCAGTATCGGCTTCCTGGCGGTATTTGCCTGGACCGCCCTGATCGCCTATCTGACCCTGGGCTTTCGCCACTACAGTCATTACTTCACCGCGATCCAGATTGCGCTGAGTTCGGGCGATGAAGAAAGCGCGCGCAGCCTGCTGGCGGAATGGACCGGCCAGGATACCTCGACTCTGGACAGCAGCGAACTGTCGCGCATTGCGGTGGAAACGGCGCTGGTGACCACCCACCGCAACGTCTTCGGGGTGTTTTTCTGGCTCCTGCTGCCGGTTGGCCCGGCGTTTGCGGTGATGTACCGCGTTGCCGAATACCTGGCGCGCGCCTGGAACGAACCGGATCACCTGAAAAACGAAGCCTTCGGCCGCTTCGCCACGCGCGCTTTTTACTGGATCGACTGGCTTCCTTCACGCCTGACCGCAATCGCCTTCGCCGTGGTCGGCAATTTCGAGGATGCCATCTATGCCTGGCGCAATTTCGCCCATCGCTGGCCGGACGAGGCCGTCGGCGTCATCCTGTCGGCCGGTGGCGGCGCGCTCGGGGTACGCCTGGGTACGCCGGCGGTGAGTGCGGCCAGCGTATTGCCGGCCGATGCCTCGCTGGTCGATACGGCGACGATCGAAGCTGAAGGCCCGCCCGGCGATGTGCCGCAGCCGCGCACCTTGCAAAGCACGGTGGGCCTGGTCTGGCGTGCCCTGTTGTTGTGGATGCTGCTGTTGCTGCTGATCTCGATCGCGCTCTGGGTGGGCTAGCTGTCAGTTTCATATCGTGGAATGTCATGTCATTGACTGCAAGCATGCGATATAATGCGCAGGCGCTAGATATTGCCGTCGATGCCGGCGGCGAGTCTACATTTGAATTTGCTACCTGACGAGCCGCCCGCATGGCAGACATTGCCGACAAACCCCAAGAAGCACGTGAGTTTTTTATCCAGGGCGTGACCAGCGATGGCAGAACTTTTCGTCCCAGCGACTGGGCCGAGCGTTTGTGCGGCGTGATGGCCTGTTTCGGCCAGGAAGGCAGCAATCGCCAGGATGCCCACCTGCGCTATTCCCGCTATGTCCGGCCGGCGCTGCTGGAAGGGGTCAAGTCGGTCGTCGTCAGCGAAGACCTGCGCAAGATCGAACCGCTGGCCTATCACTTCGTCTTGAATTTCGCCAAGGACAACGATTTGCGCATCGTTGATGCCTGCCTGTTGCCGGAGCCAGGCCAGCGCGCCTGAGTGTACCGGCAACCACGCGCCGTTGCGTCTCGGCACGTCACGCCGTGCATTTACTTTCTTTGTCGCACTAAATAAGCTAACCTAGCAATGCAATCGCCAGGCTGGATGCATCGTCATGCGCTTGCATTTTTCGCCCCGATTGCAGCACGATTGCCAGCTCATGCTCATGGCCGAACCTACCATCCAGAATCGGCCTCCGAGGCCCGTGCCGCTTGCCGCCCTGCTGACCCTGTTGCTGGGGCTGGCAGTCGCTATCGGCTTGTTCCTGATCTTGCGCGACCTCGAATACAAGGCGCAGGATACGGATTTCAGGCAGCAGGCCAGCATTCGCGCCCTGCGCCTGGAGCATGGACTGGCGGAAGCGGTCAACGCGGTGGAAATCGCCAACCAGCTGTTTGTGGTCAACGAGACGGTCAGCCGCGAACAGTTCCGGCTTTTTACCCAGCCCTTGCTGAAGAATTACCCCTACATTCAAGCCTTTAACTTCCACCGCATCGTCACGGACAGCGAGCGCTCCGCCTTTGAGGCTGAAATGCGCAAGCAGTTCGCCGGTTTCATGTTGACCGAACTGGCAGGGGGCAAGCCGGTTCCCGCCAGGATCAAAAAGCGCTATATCGTCGTCGATTTCCTCGAGCCGATGCGGGGGAACGAGGCGGCTTTCGGACTGGATGTCAGTTTTCATGCGCATCTGGTGGCAACCATGCAGCATGCCGCCGAGACCGGCTTGCCCGCCGCCTCGGACCTGCTGCGGCTGGCTCAGGGCGAAGCCGATGCGCGCATCGGCTTCCAGGTGGTCGTGCCGGTGTATCGCAAGGGTGCGGCGCTGGATGATGCCGGCGCGCGCCGGGCCGCCTGGATCGGCGACACCGCGGTGATCTTCAGCGCAAAAAAACTGATCGAGAAGGCGTTCGGCAGCGATGGCTTGCTCGAAGAAGGCAGTCCGGATGTCAGCGTCTATGCGGCCGCCGCTGCGGTTGAATCCCAGCTTGCCTTTCGCAAGGGACTCCCGCCGGCCAGCGGGCCGCAGGGCGGCGCGCTGCTGCGCTGGCTGTCGCCAAGGCAGATCAGCCCGGTCACGCATGACTTTCTGGTGGCTGGCAAACCCTGGCATATGATGCTGTCGCCCGCAGCGCCGACGGCGATTGTCGGGCAATACGGCTCTTTCTATGTACTCATTGGCGGCGTCCTGTTCAGCTTCCTGGCCGCCGCCTATATCCATGCGCTGGTGACGCGCGAGCAGCGGGTGCAGCGCCTGGTGCAGGAGCGCACCCGAGAAGCGCATCTGGCCAACCGTCTGCTGCGGGAAGATATCGCCGCCCGCGAACGCCTGGAAAAGGATTTGCAGTTGCGCAAGCGCGCCATCGAAGCCAGCCCCAACGCCATCATCATCACCAGCGCCGAGGCGCCCGATTATCCGATCGAATACGTCAATCCGGCCTTCCTGCACATGACCGGTTATACGGAAATGGAAATCCTCGGACGCAGCATGCGCCTCTTGATGGGTAACGACAGCAAGCAACCGGGAATCGCTGAATTCAAGTCCGCCACCATAGAGCAACGACTGGGTCACGCGGTCATGCGCAGCTATCGCAAGGATGGCACGATGTTCTGGAACGACCTGTACACTTCGCCGGTGCGCGATGCCGACGGCAGGGTCACGCATTTTGTCGCGGCGCAGTATGACATCACGGAGATGAAGCGCTATGAGGCCGAGCTGGAAATCCGCGCCAACCAGGATACCGTCACCGGACTGGCCAACCGCAACCTGTTGCGCGACCGCCTGAGCCAGGCGCTGGCGTTTGCCGCGCGCTACATGCACCCGGTCTGGGTGGTGCATCTGGATCTCGACCGCTTCAAGTTCATCAACGACACGCTGGGCCTGTCGGCTGGCGACCAGTTGTTGAAGCAGGTTGCCGAGCGCCTGCAGGCTTGCGTGCGCGCTACCGATACGGTGGCGCGCCTGGCCGCCGATGAATTCGTGCTGGTGCTGCCTGAACGTAGCGACGAAAGCTCTGCCATCCACACGGTTCAGCGCATCATGGACGCGGCGGCCAAGCCATACACCATCGAAGGCCACGAGTTTTTCATGACCGTCAGCGCCGGCATGGCGGTGTATCCGACCGATGGCGAGGATGCCGAGACGCTGATGAAGCATGCCGACGTCGCCATGTACCGTGCCAAGGAAACTGGCCGCAACAACTACCAGTTCTATACGCCGGCGATGAACGAGCGCGCGCTGGAGCGGCTGCGCCTCGAAGGCGACTTGCGCCTGGCGCTGGAGCACCGGCAGTTCGAGCTGCACTACCAGCCGCAGGTCGACCTGTGTACCGGCAAAATCCATGGCATGGAGGCGCTGATCCGTTGGCAGCACCCGGCCTACGGCATGGTGGCGCCGGCGCGTTTCATCGGCCTGGCCGAGGAAACCGGCCTGATCGTGCCGCTCGGCGCCTGGGTGGTCCGCACCGCCTGCATGCAGGCGAAATCCTGGCAGGACGCCGGCCTGGGCGAGCTGCGGGTGGCGGTAAACCTGTCGGCGCGGCAGTTTACGCAAAAGGACCTGGTCAAGTCGATTGCCAATGTCTTGCGGGAATGCGGCCTGGCGCCGCATTGCCTGGAACTCGAACTGACCGAAAGCATGCTCATGGACGATGTCGAGCGCGCCATCGGCATCTTGCGCGACCTCGCTGGCCTGGGCGTGCAAATCTCGGTGGATGATTTCGGTACCGGCTATTCCAGCCTGGCTTACCTGAAACGCTTGCCGATCGATGTCCTGAAAATCGACCAATCCTTCGTGCGCGATATCAGCATCGACCCCGACGATGCGGCGATCGTCGCCACCATCGTTTCGCTGGCGCACAGCCTGCGCCTGCAGGTGATCGCGGAAGGGGTGGAGACCGCCGAGCAGCTGGAATTCCTGCGCGACCATGGCTGCGATGCGATGCAGGGGTACTACTTCAGCAAGCCGGTGCCGGCGGACCAGTTCGAGGCAATGCTGCGGCAGGGGAAGTGCTTGGC
This window harbors:
- the rpsP gene encoding 30S ribosomal protein S16; the encoded protein is MVVIRLSRGGAKKRPFFNIVATDSRNRRDGRFIERIGFYNPIASDKEEGFRVAQDRLSYWQGVGAQLSPTVARLVAEAGKKAAA
- the rimM gene encoding ribosome maturation factor RimM (Essential for efficient processing of 16S rRNA); this encodes MTGKTASEVVLPEDLVLVGHITGAYGLQGWVRIRPYSADADALLHAKTWWLDKPVTRDVEVMEARQHGGDTVARLVGVADRDAAEALKGATVHISRRYFPALADGEFYWIDLIGLAVENLQGETLGQVADMMDNGAHPILRVAPPVEPEQKPAPEMLIPYVEQFVKTVDLAGKKITVDWGRDY
- the trmD gene encoding tRNA (guanosine(37)-N1)-methyltransferase TrmD, with amino-acid sequence MQFDVVTLFPEMFAAITQSGITRRAFEQGRCGLSLWNPRDFTSDNHRTVDDRPYGGGPGMVMLAKPLEAAIDAARARQQALDVAQPRVIYLSPQGRPLTHERVMQLTAQPGLVLLCGRYEAVDQRLLDRCVDEEISLGDFVLSGGELPAMALMDAVIRQLPGVLHDDASAVEDSFVNGLLDYPHYTRPEVYEGVAVPPVLMGGHHAEIVKWRREQALAATAAKRPDLIDRARAAGLLTKADERYIAGKS
- the rplS gene encoding 50S ribosomal protein L19, with amino-acid sequence MDLIQQLEQEEITRLSKNIPDFAPGDTVIVSVNVVEGTRKRAQAYEGVVISRRNRGLNSNFIVRKISSGEGVERTFQLYSPLIASIEVKRRGDVRRAKLYYLRERSGKSARIKEKLPNRRAAAAKAAE
- a CDS encoding CoA pyrophosphatase, yielding MAIDSIAGEAALGADRLNADWLRQRFATPPVWVPEISADSRIRAADTLATPTLATPASVLMPIILRETGPTLLLTQRAAHLHDHAGQISLPGGRHEASDSSAIDTALRETEEEVGLHRRHIEVIGTLPDYQTITGYCVTPVVSLVQPPFDLRADPFEVAEIFEVPMHFLMDGSHHQRRSAALPVTGGRRSFYAMPYERFFIWGATAAMLRNLYHFLRV
- a CDS encoding CobD/CbiB family protein, producing the protein MTFFAILVVLLIEQVQPLRADNPVSAALRTLAHRMEVRFNAGQAQHGKLAWFATMAAVMVPTALVYWLCASIGFLAVFAWTALIAYLTLGFRHYSHYFTAIQIALSSGDEESARSLLAEWTGQDTSTLDSSELSRIAVETALVTTHRNVFGVFFWLLLPVGPAFAVMYRVAEYLARAWNEPDHLKNEAFGRFATRAFYWIDWLPSRLTAIAFAVVGNFEDAIYAWRNFAHRWPDEAVGVILSAGGGALGVRLGTPAVSAASVLPADASLVDTATIEAEGPPGDVPQPRTLQSTVGLVWRALLLWMLLLLLISIALWVG
- a CDS encoding DUF3579 domain-containing protein, whose protein sequence is MADIADKPQEAREFFIQGVTSDGRTFRPSDWAERLCGVMACFGQEGSNRQDAHLRYSRYVRPALLEGVKSVVVSEDLRKIEPLAYHFVLNFAKDNDLRIVDACLLPEPGQRA
- a CDS encoding EAL domain-containing protein; protein product: MAEPTIQNRPPRPVPLAALLTLLLGLAVAIGLFLILRDLEYKAQDTDFRQQASIRALRLEHGLAEAVNAVEIANQLFVVNETVSREQFRLFTQPLLKNYPYIQAFNFHRIVTDSERSAFEAEMRKQFAGFMLTELAGGKPVPARIKKRYIVVDFLEPMRGNEAAFGLDVSFHAHLVATMQHAAETGLPAASDLLRLAQGEADARIGFQVVVPVYRKGAALDDAGARRAAWIGDTAVIFSAKKLIEKAFGSDGLLEEGSPDVSVYAAAAAVESQLAFRKGLPPASGPQGGALLRWLSPRQISPVTHDFLVAGKPWHMMLSPAAPTAIVGQYGSFYVLIGGVLFSFLAAAYIHALVTREQRVQRLVQERTREAHLANRLLREDIAARERLEKDLQLRKRAIEASPNAIIITSAEAPDYPIEYVNPAFLHMTGYTEMEILGRSMRLLMGNDSKQPGIAEFKSATIEQRLGHAVMRSYRKDGTMFWNDLYTSPVRDADGRVTHFVAAQYDITEMKRYEAELEIRANQDTVTGLANRNLLRDRLSQALAFAARYMHPVWVVHLDLDRFKFINDTLGLSAGDQLLKQVAERLQACVRATDTVARLAADEFVLVLPERSDESSAIHTVQRIMDAAAKPYTIEGHEFFMTVSAGMAVYPTDGEDAETLMKHADVAMYRAKETGRNNYQFYTPAMNERALERLRLEGDLRLALEHRQFELHYQPQVDLCTGKIHGMEALIRWQHPAYGMVAPARFIGLAEETGLIVPLGAWVVRTACMQAKSWQDAGLGELRVAVNLSARQFTQKDLVKSIANVLRECGLAPHCLELELTESMLMDDVERAIGILRDLAGLGVQISVDDFGTGYSSLAYLKRLPIDVLKIDQSFVRDISIDPDDAAIVATIVSLAHSLRLQVIAEGVETAEQLEFLRDHGCDAMQGYYFSKPVPADQFEAMLRQGKCLAGSANIAG